The window TTAAGGAGTTATTACCGGGGCAAGTATTGAAGTTTGATTTAGATGGTCAAAATATAAGTCAATTAAAAATCCCTATCCATCAGCGATCAGGGGAAAAGGAAACAGTTCCGGATCAAACAGTATTTAAACAGCGGCTAACCGAAGCAGTCCTTACCCATTTCACTGCTGAAGTGCCTGTAGGAATGATCTTGAGTGGAGGAGCTGATAGTTCACTTTTGTATCATATTTGGTACAAGGAAACAGGTGTGCCATTGCCATCCTATACCATCGGGTTTGAAATGGCAAAGGGCAAGCGTTCATCAGATGCAAAGTACGCAGCTAACTTGACCAAAACCATGGGTGGTGGGAATCAAGAAATCAAAATTGGGCCGGATTATTTTCTAGATACTTGGGAGGAATATATTGCTCAATTGGATCATCCCGTAGGAGATAGTGCGAGCTATTTAACCTGGGCCTTAGCTAAAGAAGCCAGAAAACAGGTAAAAGTACTGGTAAGTGGCGTAGGGGCTGATGAGTTATTTGCAGGCTATAATAGGCACAAAGCTTTTAAAGCCTATCTAAAGCACCCTCAATTGTGGCAAAATATTTCAAGCTTGCTAAAGCATGTACCCTTGTGGTCTAGAAGCTACCAAAAGTTCTTAAAAAGCATCCATACTGACCCTTCACGAACTTTTATAAATTTTGCAGCACTTAATCCTGTTCCTGAAGAGTTGGGAATGAGTTTAAAGAAAATTTATCCTTTCGCCGGAAGGGATTTTAAAAATGCATTGGCCTATGACCAAAACCTTTATTTGGTACACGATTTGTTGAAAATTCATGACAACGCATGCATGGCTCACGGGATTGAAGGAAGAGCTCCATTTTTAGATTGGGGCCTAATAAAATTAAGTGATTCCATGAGTGAAGAGCTATTATTGAGCATTCCAGCCAAATCATGGATCAAGGAGACATTGGTAAAAGAAGGCTTGGAAACCATTGCTAATAGGGAGAAAAAAGGGTTTGGTCTACCCATTCTTGAATGGTATATGAATCATTCGGCTTTTAGAAATAAATTGAGTTCATCCGTTATCGCTTTTGGGGAAAAATATGGCAATTTTGTTGCTCAAGAATGGCAACCTTTGTTTAAATATCCTGAAAAACACATTCAAAACAATTATTTGCTTTTATTCAATGTGTTTTTACTTTCAGATTGGATCAATTTAAATGCTCAATGAGAATAATTTATATCCATCAATATTATCTGACCCCAGAACAAGGGGGGGCAATAAGGTCCTACCACCTTTCTCAGGGATTGACGAAAGTGGGAGTGAAGGTGGAGCTGATCACTGCACACAATAAGAATCAATATATACGTAGAAAAGATGGGGAAGTGATAGTACATTACCTTCCCGTGCCTTATTTGTCAACCTACTCTACCAGACAAAGGGTCATGGCATTTTACGATTTTTATAAAAAAGCTAAAAGGTTAATCAAAGAGTTAGCAAAACCTGATTTGTTTTATATTTCTTCTACTCCGTTGACCACTGGCTGGATTGGGGTTTGGGCGAAAAAGAAATATGGAATACCTTATGTTTTTGAGGTAAGGGACCTATGGCCTGAAGCACCTGTCCAGGTTTTAAAGATCAATAATCCTTTCATAAGGAAGTTTTTGTATAAAATGGAGGCAGGCATTTATAGAGAAGCAGATAAAATTGTGGCCTTATCTCCAGGAATTCAACATTATATCAAGGATTTGTTTCCGGATAAAAAGATAGCCCTTATACCCAATTTTTCAAACAATGAATTTTTTAATCCAAATCAAAAAAAATGGAATGGAAGGGATTTTGATAAACAGCCCTTGCGAATAGCGTATGCAGGAGCAATTGGTAAAGTCAATGGCTTGGACAACTTTTTGGAGTTGGCGTTTGTAGCCCAATCTTTAGGTAAGAAATGGAGGTTTGAATTAATGGGTAGCGGAAATGCACTGAGTGAATTAAAAATGAAGGTTTCAAGTTTAAAGCTGTCCAATGTAATTTTTGTGCCTTTTGGAGATAAAAATGCAGTTAAAGCGCAGTTGGATAAAGCAGACTTTGCTTATATTTCCTTCCTTCCATTAAAAGTCTTGGAAAATAGTAGTCCGAATAAATTTTTTGATGCTTTGGCAATGGGTTTACCTGTGATCGTTAACTTTAAAGGCTGGATTTATAACCTTATTGAAATAGAAAAAATAGGCCTTTTCCATCCTGTAGAGGATCATGAATTGTTGGTTGAAAATATCGAACATTTAAGGAAAAATTTAGACCAATACTATCAGATGAGTCGCAATTCGCGGAGAATTGCTGAGACTAAATTTGACAAAAATTTTATTCAAGAAAAGCTTCATGCTTTTTTGGGTTTAAAAAAATAAAAATACGGACATGAATAAGTTATTTTCTTTCCCTTACAAGGGAATAACTATTGTTGACAAAACACCCCCCCCCCCCCGGTTTAGTAATTTATTAGGGTCTTCTAGGTTTATATCCTGATTCTTTAAAAATCAATCTGGCATCATCTTGTTCCATTAATTCCGGAAGAGTTATGCCATTATTTGCTAGATAATCGTCTACTATATTCCAGCCTATCCATCTTCCTATTCTGCCGGGGGCATCTGGACTTATCTCATCCGTAAATGGAGCTTCACCTGTATATTTCCTTATTATAAAAGGATTGGTTTCAAAAAGCAATTCATTCTCAATAAAGTGACCCCATATCATTTCCTCATTGGCATAGCTTCCAAGTATTTCACCAGTTTCATAGCCAATAATAAACTCATCAGCAGTACAAGGCATCATGGTTTTGGTAAAATGATATGACTTTCCATAGAAAATCATTTCTGCCAATAAACTATTGTCAGAAAGCTTGGTTTTATTAAACTGGGTGGATATAGCCGTAATAATCATTGGTACTAGATGGGCGCTATTGTACCTTCTTAGAATATAATTAGGTAAATCTACCGGTTGAAATTTATGGTCATTGGGTAGGAAATAGTCCAGTCCGATGATAATCACTTCTTCAGTGATAATAAGGTCACTACCAAAACCACTTACGAATGTATAAATTGAAGGAATTGTATAATCAGGGTAATGGTATTTTATACCTGCAAATGCAACTTCTAAATCCTCTTTAATCTTGCTAATGTCCCCAAAATACGTTTGTACCTCTTGATACAATTCTACCATTCCGCTATCTTGATGAATCAATAGTAATTCCTCAGCAAGTTGCTCTTGGTTTTCAAAACCCATATTAGCGAACATGGCTTTGGAGAATTGAGGGTAAGCTTCCAAGTTCTCCAGCATCTTTTCTTTACTTAGTTCTTCAAAAAATAGCCCTTCCATTCTTTGGATGTTAATGGAAGTTAAGTTTTCCTCATACCCTGTAGGAACTTCACATTCTTTATTGGATGGCTTGCAACCAAAAGAGAAGGTTAAAAAGAGTAATCCGGGAAATAAGAATTTGAATCGTATCATATTTACAAAGTTAGGCATAACAATCAATATATGTAACTTTTCAAATACAAGGTAAGAGTAGCAGTTTTAATAATTAATCACCTTAATTTTCATTTTTAGTAACGAATGTTTTGCGGCCCAAATTTTTCAAATTATTACTTCTTTCACTCGTTTTTGTCAATTGTTTAGGTTTGATCATTTTCAACTATTTACTGAAAACAGCAAATTCTTGGAAGCATGTCCTTCAGCTGGATTTGTGAAAATAATTTTTAAAAAAAAATAAAACTTTTTTAAAGTCTATGTGTTTGGTTTCAAATTAATTAAACCAACAATAACTAAACCAAATAAAATGATGAATTTAATAATTAAAGGAAATCAAAAATTATTAGGACTGTTTTTTTCCGGGATGGTTTTTATATCCTCAAGTTGTTCAGAGGATGATCAGGTGCCAATGGAATCGGATGATAAAAATATTGTTGAGCTTGCACAAAGTGATAACCGATTCTCCACTTTGGTGGATGCTGGTCAGAGGGCAGAATTAATTGATGCTTTAAGTGCTGATGGTGCAATTACAGTTTTTGCTCCAACTGATCAAGCCTTTATCGATGCGGGAATAACTGACGTAGATGGCGTTGCAGTGGATGATCTTAAGAATGTATTGATGTATCACGTGGTAGCTACGGAAATACCATCTTCAGCCGTAAGTAGTGGTAAGGTAACATCTTTTGAAGGGGCTCCATTTTACATTAGCATAGACCCTGATGGTAAAGTTTGGATCAATGGCCACGCTGAAGTTACAGAAACTGATTTAGAGGCGTCTAATGGAATCATTCACGTGATTAATCAAGTGATCATGAAGCCGACCATGTCCATTGCAGAAATAGCTACCGGTTATACACAAGAGGCAAGTCCTGAGTTTACTCAGCTCGTTGGCGCATTAACAAGAGCTAATTTAGTGGATGCAGTAAATGGAGGAATAGCGGATGATTTAACAGTTTTTGCCCCAACTGATGCAGCTTTTCAACAACTTTATGACGATTTAAATGTTGATGGATTTGAGGAAATTCCTTTAGAAACCTTAGAAAATGTGCTAATGTATCATGTGGTTCCAGCCAGAGCGTTTTCTCAAGATTTGAGAGATGGAGCTGAACTTCCTACGCTGCTTTCGAACAATACCTTAACGGTGGATTTAGGAGAATTAAATATAGAGGAAGCCGGTCTAAATACAG of the Cyclobacterium marinum DSM 745 genome contains:
- the asnB gene encoding asparagine synthase (glutamine-hydrolyzing); translated protein: MCGVHLLVDSSAKDDVAITKMVESCTHRGPDHAEVIRIRRGIFLASNRLKISDLRDEANQPISNQEQNAFLSWNGFLYNYQDLKNQLLEEGVVFKTRSDGEVLFHWLKEKGTKGIAAIEGMFALVFVDLISSEIILARDPVGMKSLYFYQGENKLLCSSEVNCLLKAGGGKKGFDTDQIVPFWYLRTSLPTNSFFKEIKELLPGQVLKFDLDGQNISQLKIPIHQRSGEKETVPDQTVFKQRLTEAVLTHFTAEVPVGMILSGGADSSLLYHIWYKETGVPLPSYTIGFEMAKGKRSSDAKYAANLTKTMGGGNQEIKIGPDYFLDTWEEYIAQLDHPVGDSASYLTWALAKEARKQVKVLVSGVGADELFAGYNRHKAFKAYLKHPQLWQNISSLLKHVPLWSRSYQKFLKSIHTDPSRTFINFAALNPVPEELGMSLKKIYPFAGRDFKNALAYDQNLYLVHDLLKIHDNACMAHGIEGRAPFLDWGLIKLSDSMSEELLLSIPAKSWIKETLVKEGLETIANREKKGFGLPILEWYMNHSAFRNKLSSSVIAFGEKYGNFVAQEWQPLFKYPEKHIQNNYLLLFNVFLLSDWINLNAQ
- a CDS encoding glycosyltransferase family 4 protein, translating into MRIIYIHQYYLTPEQGGAIRSYHLSQGLTKVGVKVELITAHNKNQYIRRKDGEVIVHYLPVPYLSTYSTRQRVMAFYDFYKKAKRLIKELAKPDLFYISSTPLTTGWIGVWAKKKYGIPYVFEVRDLWPEAPVQVLKINNPFIRKFLYKMEAGIYREADKIVALSPGIQHYIKDLFPDKKIALIPNFSNNEFFNPNQKKWNGRDFDKQPLRIAYAGAIGKVNGLDNFLELAFVAQSLGKKWRFELMGSGNALSELKMKVSSLKLSNVIFVPFGDKNAVKAQLDKADFAYISFLPLKVLENSSPNKFFDALAMGLPVIVNFKGWIYNLIEIEKIGLFHPVEDHELLVENIEHLRKNLDQYYQMSRNSRRIAETKFDKNFIQEKLHAFLGLKK
- the gldB gene encoding gliding motility lipoprotein GldB codes for the protein MIRFKFLFPGLLFLTFSFGCKPSNKECEVPTGYEENLTSINIQRMEGLFFEELSKEKMLENLEAYPQFSKAMFANMGFENQEQLAEELLLIHQDSGMVELYQEVQTYFGDISKIKEDLEVAFAGIKYHYPDYTIPSIYTFVSGFGSDLIITEEVIIIGLDYFLPNDHKFQPVDLPNYILRRYNSAHLVPMIITAISTQFNKTKLSDNSLLAEMIFYGKSYHFTKTMMPCTADEFIIGYETGEILGSYANEEMIWGHFIENELLFETNPFIIRKYTGEAPFTDEISPDAPGRIGRWIGWNIVDDYLANNGITLPELMEQDDARLIFKESGYKPRRP
- a CDS encoding fasciclin domain-containing protein; the encoded protein is MMNLIIKGNQKLLGLFFSGMVFISSSCSEDDQVPMESDDKNIVELAQSDNRFSTLVDAGQRAELIDALSADGAITVFAPTDQAFIDAGITDVDGVAVDDLKNVLMYHVVATEIPSSAVSSGKVTSFEGAPFYISIDPDGKVWINGHAEVTETDLEASNGIIHVINQVIMKPTMSIAEIATGYTQEASPEFTQLVGALTRANLVDAVNGGIADDLTVFAPTDAAFQQLYDDLNVDGFEEIPLETLENVLMYHVVPARAFSQDLRDGAELPTLLSNNTLTVDLGELNIEEAGLNTDLINIHATNGVIHVIDKVMLP